The following are from one region of the Nymphalis io chromosome 21, ilAglIoxx1.1, whole genome shotgun sequence genome:
- the LOC126776864 gene encoding carbonic anhydrase-related protein 10 isoform X2, with amino-acid sequence MRQCLLTLILLCISVRDITGSWEEWWTYDGISGPGFWGLINPQWSMCNKGRRQSPVNIEPDKLLFDPWLRDIQFDKHKVSGVLQNTGQSLVFRVEKDSKHQVNISGGPLSYRYQFEEIYFHYGLDDNRGSEHQIDHHTFPGEIQLYGFNKELYHNMSEAQHKSQGVVGISLMVQIGEPTNKELRLITSAFNKVMFRGSSYPIKHLPLSSLLPNTQQYLTYEGSTTHPGCWETAVWIIFNKPIYISKQEMYAIRRLMQGSQLTPKAPLGNNARPVQPLHHRTVRTNINFNKQGMPVSSNCPDMYRNMHYTATQWPREHSMRYRSAEDLAMLSLN; translated from the exons ATGCGCCAATGTCTACTCACGCTCATACTGCTATGTATCTCAGTCagag ATATAACAGGTAGCTGGGAAGAATGGTGGACCTACGATGGTATTTCAG GTCCCGGGTTCTGGGGTCTGatcaacccgcaatggagcatgTGCAACAAGGGTCGGCGGCAGAGTCCTGTCAACATCGAGCCGGACAAACTACTTTTTGACCCCTGGCTGAGAGACATACAGTTCGACAAACATAAG gtCAGTGGTGTTCTCCAAAACACCGGTCAATCGCTCGTGTTCAGAGTTGAAAAGGACAGTAAGCACCAAGTCAACATCAGTGGAGGACCCCTCTCCTATAGATACCAGTTCGAAGAGATTTACTTTCACTATGGATTGGATGATAACAGGGGATCCGAACATCAGATCGACCACCATACGTTTCCAGGAGAA ATTCAACTCTATGGCTTCAACAAGGAACTGTACCATAATATGTCGGAAGCGCAACACAAATCGCAAGGAGTGGTGGGCATCTCACTAATGGTTcaa atcGGAGAACCAACGAACAAGGAACTGCGTCTTATAACGAGCGCTTTTAACAAAGTGATGTTCAGAG GTAGTTCATACCCGATCAAACACCTACCTCTCAGTTCCTTACTACCCAATACCCAGCAGTATTTGACGTATGAAGGTTCTACTACCCACCCGGGTTGCTGGGAGACAGCTGTATGGATCATATTCAATAAACCTATCTATATATCTAAGCAAGAG ATGTACGCAATACGACGCCTAATGCAAGGATCCCAGCTGACTCCAAAAGCGCCACTCGGTAACAACGCCAGGCCTGTCCAGCCGCTTCATCACCGCACCGTGCGCACGAACATCAACTTTAACAAGCAAGGAATGccc GTATCAAGCAATTGCCCTGACATGTATCGCAACATGCACTATacag CAACTCAGTGGCCCAGAGAACACAGTATGCGGTATAGAAGTGCGGAAGACTTGGCAATGCTCTCATTGAACTAA
- the LOC126776864 gene encoding carbonic anhydrase-related protein 10 isoform X1 has translation MRQCLLTLILLCISVRDITGSWEEWWTYDGISGPGFWGLINPQWSMCNKGRRQSPVNIEPDKLLFDPWLRDIQFDKHKVSGVLQNTGQSLVFRVEKDSKHQVNISGGPLSYRYQFEEIYFHYGLDDNRGSEHQIDHHTFPGEIQLYGFNKELYHNMSEAQHKSQGVVGISLMVQIGEPTNKELRLITSAFNKVMFRGSSYPIKHLPLSSLLPNTQQYLTYEGSTTHPGCWETAVWIIFNKPIYISKQEMYAIRRLMQGSQLTPKAPLGNNARPVQPLHHRTVRTNINFNKQGMPVSSNCPDMYRNMHYTARYSRKARSKKSIACKRKGAPKRACHKK, from the exons ATGCGCCAATGTCTACTCACGCTCATACTGCTATGTATCTCAGTCagag ATATAACAGGTAGCTGGGAAGAATGGTGGACCTACGATGGTATTTCAG GTCCCGGGTTCTGGGGTCTGatcaacccgcaatggagcatgTGCAACAAGGGTCGGCGGCAGAGTCCTGTCAACATCGAGCCGGACAAACTACTTTTTGACCCCTGGCTGAGAGACATACAGTTCGACAAACATAAG gtCAGTGGTGTTCTCCAAAACACCGGTCAATCGCTCGTGTTCAGAGTTGAAAAGGACAGTAAGCACCAAGTCAACATCAGTGGAGGACCCCTCTCCTATAGATACCAGTTCGAAGAGATTTACTTTCACTATGGATTGGATGATAACAGGGGATCCGAACATCAGATCGACCACCATACGTTTCCAGGAGAA ATTCAACTCTATGGCTTCAACAAGGAACTGTACCATAATATGTCGGAAGCGCAACACAAATCGCAAGGAGTGGTGGGCATCTCACTAATGGTTcaa atcGGAGAACCAACGAACAAGGAACTGCGTCTTATAACGAGCGCTTTTAACAAAGTGATGTTCAGAG GTAGTTCATACCCGATCAAACACCTACCTCTCAGTTCCTTACTACCCAATACCCAGCAGTATTTGACGTATGAAGGTTCTACTACCCACCCGGGTTGCTGGGAGACAGCTGTATGGATCATATTCAATAAACCTATCTATATATCTAAGCAAGAG ATGTACGCAATACGACGCCTAATGCAAGGATCCCAGCTGACTCCAAAAGCGCCACTCGGTAACAACGCCAGGCCTGTCCAGCCGCTTCATCACCGCACCGTGCGCACGAACATCAACTTTAACAAGCAAGGAATGccc GTATCAAGCAATTGCCCTGACATGTATCGCAACATGCACTATacag CACGTTATTCCCGCAAAGCACGTTCGAAAAAAAGTATTGCATGCAAACGAAAGGGTGCACCAAAGAGAGCATGTCACAAAAAATAG